TGGTCCTGCCATACGGGGGTTCGAATCCTCCCTGCCCAGCCATTGTTTATTGGGATGTCGTCTAATGGTAGGACAGCGGACTCTGGATCCGTATGTGAGGGTTCAAATCCTTCCATCCCAGCCAGATATTAGACCCGGTTTAGTGCCGGGTTTTTTGTTGTTTAAGATTTCTAGCGCCTCAAGGATGAAATACATTCTTGGGATCTTTTACGCTCTGTGGTAGATGTGGTTCGCATCTAAGCCATTATATCGGCTTAACATACTATCCAAACTGGTATTGAATTGATGCTTAAGCCTTGCAAGCCCCAAAGAGATTTTTAGCTCTCATTCTTGCTACGGCTGCAAAATCCTTAGCCAAAGAGGCAAAGATGATGCTGCGAGAGCTATTGATCAGAATTCTTGGATCCTCAGCGCTTTTGATCGCATACTTCATCACGGCTTCCAGATCGCCACCCTGCGCACCTACTCCAGGAATCAGAAACAGCCTTTCTGGCATCAAGTTTCGCATCTCTTGCAGGTGCGCTACTTGAGTGGCACCCACCACGGCACCCAATCTTGTAACATCGTACTGGGCAATCCAAGTTACAACTCGATGCCTCATGTCTGCTTTATGGAAGAAATCTTCCGCACTGGGATTTGAAGTGAGTGCAAGCGCAAAGGCAAAGCTTCCTTCCTCTTGCAGTAAAGGCGTAATCACGTCCTTCCCCATCAATGGATTCACCGTGATGGCGTCCACTTTAATATTCCGGAAGAAAGCCTCTACATAGCCTTGCATGGTAGAGCCGATATCGCCAACTTTACAATCCAGAATTACCGGGATTTGCTTTGGGATATACTCCACAGTTTTATACAAGGCTTCCAAACCCCTTATGCCATCTGCCAAATAAAATGCAAGATTGGGCTTGAAGGCTGTAGCGTAATCAGCAGTTGCTTCTATTATGGCTTTATTGAATTCCCAGATGGGATTATCAGCGTTTTGCACGCATTCAGGTAGCAAATCGAGCCGAGAATCCAAGCCCACGCAGACAAG
The genomic region above belongs to Candidatus Cloacimonadota bacterium and contains:
- the pyrF gene encoding orotidine-5'-phosphate decarboxylase, which produces MSKSFWHKYQQRYNELGSLVCVGLDSRLDLLPECVQNADNPIWEFNKAIIEATADYATAFKPNLAFYLADGIRGLEALYKTVEYIPKQIPVILDCKVGDIGSTMQGYVEAFFRNIKVDAITVNPLMGKDVITPLLQEEGSFAFALALTSNPSAEDFFHKADMRHRVVTWIAQYDVTRLGAVVGATQVAHLQEMRNLMPERLFLIPGVGAQGGDLEAVMKYAIKSAEDPRILINSSRSIIFASLAKDFAAVARMRAKNLFGACKA